From Hymenobacter sedentarius, a single genomic window includes:
- a CDS encoding two-component regulator propeller domain-containing protein yields MLGLHVRAQNAAPSAFRFEHLTVDQGLAHSDGMAVAQDRAGFIWVGTNRGIDRFDGYSLKQYTLPINPRNGISGNRIKALHVAPDGRLWAGTERAGLGLYDADADRLLNYDEQLVPAPYRPLMQRLAQATINALTSDKQGRLWVGTSAEGVFVLSFDHQGHLSSLRQVPPPATKPTETFQVSSLVADEEGKIWMGTFNCGLRVVRPENKDLTAEPTEVTELVRVLHLDHRGDLWIGTDQHVLWVSAANRRTARQLLAHPQAQTYPQLQALLMDSFGRLWVGTIYGLYVWEAGAMTGSTPPLRPTPTLLLPQDNEPFGINSERVHQIFEDRNQIVWLCASAGGLNKVDLRQKPFGRLRQQLSGSSTLANNYVNTVYKEEDPNILWSGTRNGVYGYDLTHKTTHSYLNQQWAGTTRGVDVSSIFQTRNGILWFGTRNSGLSSLTRRHGQETLRTYEQLPGGPDLRNASIESMAEDRFGTLWAATFSAGLVRLSADGQFLGAYRKGSSALPTDHFTYLLYDRRQDVLWASTTDAGLLKLRVTPDSLVLLQQFRQTAGAPDGLRVNYVWPLLLDGQGTLWIGTIGGGLHQLSRDAQGHEVVRSLANYLPESDVESILADDEGHLWIGGTGLYRFTPATRQYLRYDVADGLQSNAFKIGAAARAQDGTLYFGGINGISYFQPHAIQPNPYPPVVQITGLRIANQPVAVGKPLNGRVVLPLPLSKPQTVTIKASENDFSVEFVGLNYANPQKNRYAYRLVGYNEKWVYPAPGLRTASFANLPPGRYSFEVKASNGEGIWSQKAATMQFDVRAPWYKTGWAYLLYAALVLGGAALYRRIELAQQRLKNRVALEQFQTEKEKELTGLKLGFFTNVSHELRTPLTLILGPMEEIIASPGPVANLREKVELMHKQTRKLLDLVNQLLDFRKVETGNVPLRASRGDAVAFVTDIYPAFSLKARERGVKYVLDLPTEPVRLYFDRSKLEIILTNLLANAFKYTRPNGLVELTATPVGNPGGEAVYTSGKLSGNYLKVTVADNGVGIKYYELERIFDPYYQASHTNTLRMTGTGIGLSLARQFAERHGGQLTATSGEGLGTTFELRLPFGRQHLRPEDIQSEYIPEEEPTPPQPSDEQAPEQLEAGPLAPADAEPAGARLPRLLVVEDHDDVRQYLQQLFAAEYEVLTAEDGLDGWDKALAQLPDLIISDVMMPRSDGLELCKKIKQHPKTAHIPVLLLTARTAETHELEGLGMGADEYMSKPFNPALLQAKANAILRNRRKLHEFYQRQILLEPTEIVVADADRQFLESAMGVVERHLDDSEFSVQVLVKEMAMSQSVFYRRIKSITGQTAVEFIRDVRMKRAAQLLVQTQMRVSEVAFEVGIEDAKYFRKAFQKIYNLSPSEYAKQHRPGREAAAPTAEDTAVAP; encoded by the coding sequence TTGCTTGGGCTCCATGTGCGCGCCCAAAATGCTGCTCCCAGCGCTTTCCGCTTCGAGCACCTGACCGTAGACCAAGGCCTCGCGCACAGCGACGGCATGGCCGTGGCCCAGGACCGCGCCGGCTTCATTTGGGTGGGTACCAACCGCGGCATCGACCGCTTCGACGGCTACAGCCTCAAGCAGTACACCCTGCCCATCAACCCGCGCAACGGCATCTCGGGTAACCGCATCAAAGCCCTGCACGTGGCGCCCGACGGCCGCCTGTGGGCCGGCACTGAGCGCGCCGGCCTGGGCCTCTACGATGCCGACGCCGACCGCCTGCTCAACTACGACGAGCAGCTGGTGCCCGCCCCCTACCGCCCGCTCATGCAGCGCCTGGCACAAGCCACTATCAATGCGCTAACTTCGGATAAGCAAGGCCGCCTTTGGGTCGGAACTTCGGCAGAAGGCGTGTTTGTACTCAGTTTCGACCACCAGGGCCACCTTAGTAGCTTGCGCCAGGTGCCTCCGCCAGCCACCAAACCCACCGAAACCTTCCAGGTAAGCAGCCTGGTAGCTGATGAGGAAGGCAAAATCTGGATGGGCACCTTCAACTGCGGCCTGCGCGTAGTGAGGCCCGAAAACAAGGACCTGACGGCCGAGCCCACCGAGGTAACCGAGCTGGTGCGGGTGCTACACCTCGACCACCGCGGCGACCTCTGGATTGGCACCGACCAGCACGTGCTGTGGGTGAGCGCGGCCAACCGCCGCACGGCGCGCCAGCTGCTGGCCCACCCGCAGGCCCAAACCTACCCGCAGCTGCAAGCCCTCCTCATGGATTCGTTTGGGCGGCTCTGGGTGGGCACCATCTACGGGCTTTACGTGTGGGAAGCAGGCGCCATGACCGGCAGCACCCCGCCGCTGCGCCCCACCCCCACCCTGCTGCTGCCCCAGGACAACGAGCCGTTTGGCATCAACTCGGAGCGGGTGCACCAAATTTTTGAGGACCGCAACCAGATTGTGTGGTTGTGTGCTTCGGCCGGCGGCCTCAATAAGGTGGACCTGCGCCAGAAGCCCTTTGGGCGGCTGCGCCAGCAGCTCTCAGGCAGCTCCACGCTGGCCAACAACTACGTCAACACTGTTTACAAGGAAGAAGACCCCAATATTTTGTGGTCAGGCACCCGCAACGGGGTATACGGCTACGACTTAACTCACAAAACCACCCACAGCTACCTCAACCAGCAGTGGGCCGGCACCACCCGGGGCGTGGACGTGTCATCCATCTTTCAGACCCGCAACGGCATCCTCTGGTTCGGCACCCGCAACTCCGGCCTGAGCAGCCTCACACGGCGCCACGGTCAGGAAACGCTGCGCACCTACGAGCAGCTGCCCGGTGGCCCCGATCTGCGCAACGCCAGCATTGAAAGCATGGCCGAAGACCGGTTCGGCACGCTGTGGGCCGCCACGTTCAGCGCGGGCCTGGTACGCCTGAGCGCCGACGGCCAGTTCTTGGGCGCCTACCGCAAAGGCAGCAGCGCCTTGCCCACCGACCACTTTACCTACCTGCTCTACGACCGCCGCCAGGACGTGCTCTGGGCCAGCACTACCGACGCGGGCCTACTCAAGCTGCGCGTCACGCCCGATTCGCTGGTGCTGCTCCAGCAGTTCCGCCAAACTGCCGGCGCCCCCGACGGCCTGCGCGTGAACTACGTGTGGCCGCTGCTGCTTGACGGCCAGGGCACGCTGTGGATTGGCACCATCGGCGGCGGACTGCACCAGCTCAGTCGCGATGCGCAGGGCCACGAAGTGGTGCGCAGCTTGGCCAATTACCTGCCGGAGAGCGACGTGGAAAGCATTCTGGCCGACGACGAGGGACACCTCTGGATTGGGGGCACGGGCCTGTACCGCTTCACGCCGGCTACGCGCCAGTACCTGCGCTACGATGTGGCCGACGGCCTGCAAAGCAACGCCTTCAAGATTGGGGCTGCCGCCCGCGCGCAGGACGGCACCCTGTACTTCGGCGGCATCAACGGCATCAGCTACTTTCAGCCGCACGCCATCCAGCCCAATCCCTACCCGCCGGTGGTGCAGATTACCGGGCTGCGCATCGCCAACCAGCCCGTGGCCGTGGGCAAGCCGCTGAACGGCCGCGTGGTGTTGCCGCTGCCGCTGTCGAAGCCGCAGACGGTGACCATCAAGGCTTCAGAGAACGACTTTTCGGTGGAATTCGTGGGCCTGAACTATGCCAACCCCCAGAAAAACCGCTACGCCTACCGCCTCGTGGGCTACAACGAGAAGTGGGTGTACCCGGCGCCCGGTCTGCGTACAGCCAGCTTCGCCAACCTGCCGCCGGGCCGCTACAGCTTCGAGGTGAAGGCCAGTAACGGCGAGGGCATATGGTCGCAGAAAGCGGCTACCATGCAATTCGACGTGCGCGCACCCTGGTACAAAACCGGTTGGGCCTACCTGCTATACGCGGCCCTGGTGCTGGGCGGCGCGGCCCTGTACCGCCGTATCGAATTGGCCCAGCAACGGCTGAAAAACCGGGTGGCGCTGGAGCAGTTCCAGACCGAAAAGGAAAAGGAGCTCACCGGCCTCAAGCTGGGCTTCTTCACCAACGTCTCGCACGAGCTGCGCACCCCGCTCACGCTGATACTCGGGCCGATGGAGGAAATCATCGCCAGCCCGGGGCCGGTAGCCAACCTGCGCGAGAAAGTGGAGCTGATGCACAAGCAAACGCGCAAGCTGCTCGACCTCGTAAATCAACTGTTGGATTTTCGGAAGGTAGAAACCGGCAACGTGCCCCTGCGCGCCAGCCGGGGCGATGCCGTGGCCTTCGTCACCGACATCTACCCCGCTTTCAGCCTCAAGGCCCGGGAGCGCGGCGTGAAATACGTGCTCGACCTGCCTACCGAGCCCGTGCGGCTGTATTTCGACCGCAGCAAGCTCGAAATCATCCTGACCAACCTGCTGGCCAATGCCTTCAAGTACACCCGCCCCAATGGCTTGGTCGAGCTCACCGCCACGCCGGTGGGCAACCCCGGCGGCGAGGCCGTGTACACTAGTGGCAAGCTTTCCGGCAATTACCTAAAAGTGACGGTGGCCGACAATGGCGTAGGCATCAAGTACTACGAGCTGGAGCGCATTTTCGACCCCTACTACCAGGCCTCGCACACCAACACGCTGCGCATGACGGGCACGGGTATAGGCCTGTCGCTGGCCCGGCAGTTTGCTGAGCGCCACGGCGGCCAGCTCACCGCCACCAGCGGCGAAGGCCTGGGCACCACGTTTGAGCTGCGCCTGCCCTTTGGTCGGCAGCATCTGCGCCCCGAAGACATTCAGTCCGAATACATTCCGGAAGAAGAACCAACGCCGCCCCAGCCCTCCGACGAGCAGGCGCCGGAGCAGCTCGAAGCCGGGCCACTCGCCCCGGCTGATGCCGAGCCCGCTGGGGCCCGCCTGCCCCGCCTGCTGGTGGTGGAAGACCACGACGACGTGCGCCAGTACCTCCAGCAGCTGTTTGCGGCGGAGTACGAAGTCCTCACCGCCGAAGACGGCCTGGACGGCTGGGACAAAGCCCTGGCCCAGCTGCCCGACCTCATCATTTCGGACGTGATGATGCCGCGCAGTGACGGCCTGGAGCTGTGCAAAAAAATCAAGCAGCACCCCAAAACGGCGCACATCCCAGTGCTGCTGCTCACGGCCCGCACCGCCGAAACCCACGAGCTGGAAGGCCTCGGCATGGGCGCCGATGAGTACATGAGCAAGCCCTTCAACCCGGCCCTGCTCCAGGCCAAAGCCAACGCCATCCTGCGCAACCGCCGCAAGCTGCATGAATTTTACCAGCGGCAAATCCTGCTCGAGCCCACCGAAATTGTGGTGGCCGACGCCGACCGACAGTTCTTGGAAAGCGCCATGGGCGTGGTGGAGCGCCACCTCGACGACTCCGAGTTTAGCGTGCAGGTGCTGGTGAAGGAAATGGCCATGAGCCAGTCGGTATTCTACCGGCGCATTAAGAGCATCACGGGCCAGACGGCCGTGGAGTTCATCCGGGATGTGCGCATGAAGCGCGCCGCCCAGTTACTGGTCCAAACCCAGATGCGGGTGTCGGAAGTAGCCTTTGAAGTAGGCATCGAAGACGCCAAATACTTTCGCAAGGCGTTCCAGAAAATCTATAACCTTTCCCCTTCCGAATACGCCAAGCAGCACCGGCCGGGCCGGGAAGCTGCCGCCCCCACGGCCGAGGATACGGCCGTGGCGCCGTAG
- a CDS encoding DUF4861 family protein, whose product MNKSKLWSVALVALPATTLLMGSAASPEPQPTTITVRNPLPLLRRVETISLPLAKLPAAARQFAPANLRVKDETGTVLVSQLIDSNADGQPEELLFQTDMPAKASKKFTLIGMPAGTAAPASPHTTFSRFVPERTDDYAWENERVAFRTYGPVAEQLAVAKDPNGTLTSGMDCWLKRVDYPIIDKWYGRHVHEKPFAYHTDTGEGYDPYHVGGSRGTGGTGVLDKGKLYVSRNFTSYKTLATGPIRTIFELTYAPWDAAGHQVTEKKIISLDLGSNLTRYEEHIRSTPALPNCTIGLTLHAQNGVVKGEVKADPKAGWFRYWEKIDDSYLGTAVVAAPRYIIDYHDHRTPEKDQTQLYVVTKPQQDVVVFYAGFGWQKNGQFASAQAWDTYLAEFAQRLAVPLQVHWK is encoded by the coding sequence ATGAATAAATCCAAGCTCTGGTCCGTTGCCCTGGTCGCATTGCCGGCAACAACCCTGCTGATGGGTAGCGCGGCCAGCCCAGAGCCGCAGCCCACCACCATCACCGTCCGCAACCCGCTGCCCCTGCTGCGGCGAGTCGAAACCATCAGTCTGCCCTTGGCAAAGCTGCCCGCGGCTGCACGCCAGTTTGCGCCTGCCAACCTGCGAGTCAAGGACGAGACAGGTACGGTGCTGGTGAGCCAGCTGATAGATAGCAACGCCGATGGCCAGCCCGAGGAGCTGCTGTTTCAAACCGATATGCCGGCCAAAGCCAGCAAGAAGTTTACGCTCATTGGTATGCCGGCCGGTACGGCTGCGCCAGCCAGCCCGCACACCACGTTTTCGCGCTTCGTGCCGGAGCGCACCGACGATTACGCCTGGGAAAACGAACGGGTGGCCTTCCGGACCTACGGACCGGTGGCCGAGCAGCTCGCCGTGGCCAAAGATCCCAACGGCACCCTCACCAGTGGCATGGACTGCTGGCTGAAGCGCGTCGACTACCCTATTATCGACAAATGGTACGGCCGCCACGTGCACGAAAAGCCCTTTGCCTACCACACCGACACCGGCGAAGGCTACGACCCCTACCACGTGGGCGGCAGCCGCGGCACCGGCGGCACGGGGGTACTGGACAAGGGCAAGCTGTATGTGTCGCGCAACTTCACCAGCTACAAAACCCTGGCCACTGGTCCCATCCGCACGATATTTGAGCTGACCTACGCGCCCTGGGATGCAGCCGGCCACCAGGTGACGGAGAAGAAAATCATCAGCCTCGACCTGGGCAGCAACCTCACCCGCTACGAAGAGCATATCCGCAGTACACCTGCCCTGCCCAATTGCACCATCGGCCTGACGCTGCATGCCCAGAATGGGGTGGTAAAAGGAGAGGTAAAGGCCGACCCCAAAGCGGGTTGGTTTCGCTACTGGGAGAAGATTGACGACTCCTATCTGGGCACCGCTGTGGTGGCAGCCCCACGCTATATCATCGATTATCATGACCACCGCACCCCCGAAAAAGACCAAACCCAGCTCTACGTCGTGACCAAGCCTCAACAGGATGTGGTGGTGTTTTACGCCGGGTTTGGCTGGCAGAAAAACGGACAGTTTGCCTCCGCGCAAGCGTGGGATACTTACCTGGCCGAGTTTGCCCAGCGCCTGGCTGTCCCGCTGCAGGTTCATTGGAAATAG
- a CDS encoding SDR family oxidoreductase, with product MNSMFDLTGKTALVTGCNKGIGQAMALALAEVGADIIGVSATLALMGNDTERQVHVLGREFRAYQADFSQRSSVDAFLTQVQQDFPRIDILINNAGTIRRAPTAEHSDADWDEVLTINLDAPFRLARAIGGRMLTQGTGKIIFTASLMSFQGGINVPGYAASKGAIASLVKALANEWAGSGVNVNAIAPGYIATDNTEALRNDPARSTTILGRIPAGRWGTADDFKGPTVFLASTASDYVHGTILTVDGGWMGR from the coding sequence ATGAATTCAATGTTCGACCTGACTGGTAAAACCGCCTTGGTAACGGGCTGCAACAAAGGCATTGGCCAGGCCATGGCCCTGGCCCTGGCCGAAGTCGGCGCCGACATCATCGGCGTGTCGGCCACCCTCGCGCTTATGGGCAACGATACCGAGCGGCAGGTCCATGTTCTGGGCCGCGAGTTCCGGGCCTACCAGGCAGACTTCAGCCAGCGTTCGTCCGTAGACGCTTTTTTGACCCAGGTGCAGCAGGACTTCCCACGCATCGATATCCTGATTAACAACGCTGGCACCATCCGCCGCGCCCCGACCGCCGAGCACAGCGATGCCGATTGGGACGAAGTACTGACAATTAACCTCGATGCGCCCTTTCGGCTGGCCCGCGCCATCGGTGGGCGCATGCTGACGCAGGGCACGGGCAAAATCATTTTCACGGCCTCGCTCATGTCCTTTCAGGGCGGCATCAACGTGCCCGGCTACGCGGCCAGCAAAGGCGCCATCGCCAGCCTGGTGAAGGCGCTGGCCAACGAGTGGGCCGGCAGCGGAGTCAACGTGAATGCCATTGCCCCGGGCTACATCGCCACCGATAACACCGAGGCCCTGCGCAACGACCCCGCCCGGTCTACCACCATCCTGGGCCGCATTCCGGCCGGCCGCTGGGGCACCGCCGACGATTTCAAAGGCCCCACCGTGTTCCTGGCCTCGACCGCCAGCGACTACGTGCACGGCACCATCCTCACCGTCGACGGCGGCTGGATGGGGCGGTAG
- a CDS encoding glycoside hydrolase family 88/105 protein encodes MPSLSSHFVRPLACGLLLALGLGHSSHAQALAKADQAVFKPKFIKKQLLKATKWQLAHPKHKVTDWTNGAFYSGVFAAYQATHSKLILDSLLAMGTRTQWRPDRRYDHADDIVICQTYLNLYRLKHDRRMIEPTLAVVEKLRTEPGPEVQKNGIAWWWCDALFMGPPVLVKLGMLENQPKYLALSDTLYQQTYRRLFNRQEHLFARDASYLWSESGEGKKESNGQRIFWSRGNGWVMGGLVQVLQELPFDHPTRPFYVGLFKEMSARLVQLQQPDGLWRSSLLDPAAYPGGETSGSGFDTYAMAWGINNGILDQATYLAAVQKAWVALNKVVSPEGRVGWVQPIGADPRRDFSADSWEVYGTGAFLLAGSEVIKLKP; translated from the coding sequence ATGCCCTCTCTTTCCTCGCACTTCGTTCGCCCGCTTGCCTGCGGCCTGCTGCTGGCGCTGGGCCTTGGCCACAGCAGCCACGCCCAGGCGTTGGCCAAAGCCGACCAGGCTGTTTTCAAGCCGAAGTTCATCAAGAAGCAGCTACTAAAAGCCACCAAGTGGCAGCTGGCCCACCCCAAGCACAAGGTGACGGACTGGACCAACGGCGCGTTCTACTCCGGCGTGTTCGCCGCGTATCAAGCCACGCATTCCAAGCTGATTCTGGACTCGCTGCTGGCCATGGGAACCCGTACCCAGTGGCGCCCCGACCGCCGCTACGACCACGCCGACGACATCGTCATTTGCCAGACCTACCTCAACCTGTACCGGCTGAAACACGACCGCCGCATGATTGAGCCGACCCTGGCAGTGGTGGAGAAACTCCGCACCGAGCCGGGCCCGGAAGTGCAGAAAAACGGCATTGCCTGGTGGTGGTGCGACGCCCTGTTTATGGGCCCGCCCGTGCTGGTGAAGCTGGGCATGCTGGAAAACCAGCCCAAGTACCTCGCCCTCAGCGACACCCTGTACCAGCAGACTTATCGGCGCCTGTTCAATCGCCAGGAGCACCTGTTTGCCCGCGATGCCTCTTACCTGTGGAGTGAATCGGGCGAGGGCAAGAAGGAAAGCAACGGCCAGCGCATTTTCTGGAGCCGCGGCAACGGCTGGGTGATGGGCGGCCTGGTGCAGGTGCTGCAGGAGCTACCGTTCGACCACCCCACACGGCCTTTTTACGTGGGGCTATTCAAGGAAATGAGCGCCCGGCTCGTTCAGCTGCAGCAGCCCGACGGCTTGTGGCGCTCCAGCCTGCTCGACCCGGCCGCGTATCCCGGCGGCGAAACTTCGGGCTCAGGCTTCGACACCTACGCCATGGCCTGGGGCATCAATAACGGCATACTGGACCAGGCCACATATCTGGCCGCTGTGCAAAAGGCCTGGGTGGCGCTGAACAAGGTGGTGTCGCCGGAAGGCCGCGTGGGCTGGGTGCAGCCCATTGGGGCCGACCCGCGCCGCGACTTCTCGGCCGATAGCTGGGAGGTGTACGGCACCGGCGCTTTCCTGCTGGCCGGCTCCGAAGTTATCAAGCTCAAGCCCTGA
- the kduI gene encoding 5-dehydro-4-deoxy-D-glucuronate isomerase, whose amino-acid sequence MTQRFAIGPRETATLNTSGIREHFLIESIFAAGEIELTYTHYDRMIVGGAQPTEAAMTLPCPESLKANFFLERRELGALNIGGAGTATADSTVYELGHEDCLYVGMGSKEVAFANVDAANPAKYYLLSAPAHHAHPTTLRTQAQATPVEMGATETANRRTIYKYIYAKGIQSCQLAMGLTQLQASSVWNTMPSHTHDRRMEAYLYFNLPAGQRVLHLLGEPTETRPLWVSNEQAILSPPWSIHTGCGTSAYAFIWGMAGENREYTDMDAVPLDALR is encoded by the coding sequence ATGACCCAGCGCTTCGCCATCGGCCCCCGTGAAACGGCCACCCTCAATACGAGTGGTATCCGCGAGCATTTCCTGATTGAGTCCATCTTCGCCGCTGGCGAAATTGAGCTGACCTACACGCACTACGACCGCATGATTGTGGGGGGCGCCCAGCCCACCGAAGCGGCCATGACGCTGCCGTGCCCGGAATCGCTGAAGGCAAATTTCTTCCTGGAACGCCGCGAGCTGGGCGCGCTCAACATCGGCGGTGCGGGCACCGCAACGGCGGACAGCACGGTGTACGAGCTGGGCCACGAGGACTGTCTTTACGTCGGAATGGGTTCGAAAGAAGTGGCCTTTGCCAACGTCGACGCCGCCAATCCGGCGAAGTACTACCTGCTCTCGGCCCCGGCCCACCATGCCCACCCCACCACCCTGCGCACGCAGGCCCAAGCCACGCCCGTGGAAATGGGCGCCACCGAGACGGCCAACCGCCGCACCATCTACAAGTACATCTACGCCAAAGGCATCCAGAGCTGCCAGCTGGCGATGGGCCTCACGCAGCTGCAAGCCAGCTCGGTGTGGAACACCATGCCCAGCCACACCCACGACCGGCGCATGGAGGCCTACCTCTACTTCAACCTGCCCGCCGGCCAGCGCGTGCTGCACCTGCTGGGCGAGCCCACCGAAACGCGCCCCTTATGGGTGAGCAACGAGCAGGCCATCCTCTCGCCGCCGTGGTCCATCCACACCGGCTGCGGCACCAGCGCCTACGCCTTCATCTGGGGCATGGCCGGCGAAAACCGCGAATACACCGACATGGACGCCGTGCCCCTCGACGCCCTGCGTTAA
- a CDS encoding DUF2264 domain-containing protein, with the protein MKRRSFITGVGAGLSALSLPAAALPAVPSVLAALPTKPTADRDYWVTTLLRIVEPVLAAGAAGKLKTAMPVESAAGQQEGRRKVTHLEALGRTLAGLAPWLELADASAAEQVRQQRCAELARQAIAHAVNPQSPGFLNFSQGGQPVVDAAFLAHALLRAPSQLWTKLPAAAQQQLVQALQSSRVIKPVYSNWLLFSGIIEAALLKFTGSGDLMRMDYAIKEHQTWYKGDGTYGDGPDFHWDYYNSYVIQPMLLDVVGTLVTAGKENKELLERLQARARRYAVVQERLIAPDGSFAAFGRSLAYRCGAFQHLAQVSLQQLLPAELPAGQVRSALTAVIRRTLEPKGTFDAQGWLQIGLCGHQPGIGETYISTGSLYLCTTAFLPLGLPASDPYWTSPAQDWTARRIWSGQDVKTDHAL; encoded by the coding sequence ATGAAGCGACGCTCATTTATTACGGGAGTTGGCGCTGGCCTGTCGGCCCTGTCGCTGCCGGCCGCAGCGTTGCCAGCCGTGCCTTCAGTGCTAGCTGCACTGCCCACCAAGCCCACTGCTGACCGGGACTACTGGGTAACCACCCTGCTGCGCATCGTGGAGCCGGTGCTGGCGGCGGGAGCTGCCGGCAAACTGAAGACGGCCATGCCCGTGGAATCGGCGGCGGGGCAGCAGGAAGGCCGCCGCAAAGTGACTCACCTCGAAGCCTTGGGCCGGACGCTGGCGGGACTGGCCCCCTGGCTGGAACTGGCCGATGCCTCCGCCGCCGAACAAGTCCGGCAGCAGCGCTGCGCCGAGTTGGCTCGCCAGGCCATTGCCCACGCCGTGAATCCGCAGTCGCCGGGCTTTTTGAATTTTAGCCAAGGTGGCCAACCCGTGGTCGATGCGGCGTTCCTGGCCCATGCGCTGCTGCGGGCGCCCTCCCAGCTGTGGACCAAGCTGCCCGCCGCCGCGCAACAGCAGCTGGTGCAGGCCCTGCAAAGCAGCCGCGTTATCAAGCCGGTGTACAGCAACTGGCTGCTGTTCAGCGGCATCATCGAAGCTGCGTTGCTCAAGTTCACGGGCAGCGGCGACTTAATGCGCATGGACTACGCCATCAAGGAGCACCAGACCTGGTACAAGGGCGATGGCACCTACGGCGACGGCCCTGATTTTCATTGGGACTACTACAACAGCTACGTCATCCAGCCCATGCTGCTGGACGTGGTGGGCACGCTGGTGACCGCCGGAAAGGAAAATAAGGAGCTGCTGGAGCGTCTACAGGCTCGCGCCCGCCGCTACGCGGTTGTGCAGGAGCGGCTTATCGCGCCCGATGGCTCGTTTGCGGCCTTTGGGCGGTCCCTGGCTTACCGCTGCGGCGCCTTCCAGCACCTGGCCCAGGTAAGCTTGCAGCAGCTGTTGCCGGCCGAGCTGCCGGCCGGGCAGGTCCGCAGCGCCCTCACGGCCGTAATTCGGCGCACGCTGGAGCCCAAAGGCACTTTCGACGCCCAGGGCTGGCTGCAGATTGGGCTGTGCGGGCACCAACCAGGCATTGGGGAAACCTACATCTCGACCGGCAGCCTGTACCTCTGCACCACCGCGTTTCTGCCCCTGGGCCTGCCAGCGAGTGACCCGTACTGGACCAGCCCGGCGCAGGACTGGACCGCCCGCCGCATCTGGTCGGGCCAGGATGTCAAGACCGACCACGCCCTGTAA